A region of Natribaculum luteum DNA encodes the following proteins:
- a CDS encoding aminopeptidase, which yields MDERVREHAEILIDWSARVEAGDDVVVSVGPDAHELAVAVAEKLGERGANLLATYGSGEVQRAYLQAHDGDFESNPAHELALLEHADVYLSLGGGRNTSATADVPGETRQAYRRARQEIREARYDTRWVSTAHPTRALAQQANMAYEEYREFAYDAILRDWESLAAEMAKLKSILDAGSEVRLVGPETDLTMSIDDRTAVNSAASVEYDSHNLPSGEVFTAPYGTDGEVLFDVPMTLRGQQVRDVHLEFEDGEVVDYDAATGADVVGDVLETDPGARRLGELGVGMNRGIDRYTDNILFDEKMGETVHLAVGRAYDACLPDGESGNDSAVHADLITDVSEDARLEVDDEVVQRNGRFRWEDGFER from the coding sequence ATGGACGAACGCGTTCGCGAACACGCGGAGATACTGATCGACTGGAGTGCTCGAGTCGAGGCGGGCGACGACGTGGTCGTCTCCGTCGGCCCGGACGCTCACGAACTCGCGGTCGCCGTCGCCGAAAAACTCGGTGAACGCGGTGCGAACCTGCTCGCGACCTACGGCTCCGGCGAGGTACAGCGAGCCTACCTGCAGGCCCACGACGGCGACTTCGAGTCGAATCCCGCCCACGAACTCGCGTTGCTCGAGCACGCCGACGTCTACCTCTCGCTAGGCGGCGGGCGGAACACGAGTGCGACGGCCGACGTGCCGGGCGAGACGCGCCAGGCCTACCGCAGGGCTCGCCAGGAGATTCGCGAGGCGCGCTACGACACCCGGTGGGTCTCGACCGCCCACCCGACGCGGGCGCTCGCCCAGCAGGCGAACATGGCCTACGAGGAGTACCGGGAGTTCGCCTACGACGCGATCCTCCGCGACTGGGAGTCGCTGGCGGCCGAGATGGCAAAGTTGAAATCGATCCTCGACGCGGGGAGCGAGGTCCGACTGGTCGGACCGGAGACCGACCTCACGATGTCGATCGACGATCGAACCGCGGTCAACAGTGCCGCGTCGGTCGAGTACGACTCGCACAACCTCCCCAGCGGCGAGGTCTTCACCGCGCCATACGGGACCGACGGCGAGGTGCTGTTCGACGTGCCGATGACCCTGCGAGGACAGCAGGTCCGGGACGTCCACCTCGAGTTCGAAGACGGCGAGGTCGTCGACTACGACGCCGCGACGGGCGCGGACGTGGTCGGCGACGTCCTCGAGACCGATCCCGGTGCGCGCCGACTCGGCGAACTGGGCGTCGGGATGAACCGCGGGATCGACCGCTACACGGACAACATCCTCTTCGACGAGAAGATGGGCGAGACGGTCCACCTCGCGGTCGGTCGCGCCTACGACGCCTGTCTCCCCGACGGCGAGTCGGGCAACGACTCGGCCGTCCACGCCGACCTGATCACCGACGTCAGCGAGGACGCGCGACTCGAGGTCGACGACGAGGTCGTCCAGCGGAACGGACGATTCCGCTGGGAAGACGGCTTCGAGCGCTGA
- a CDS encoding queuosine precursor transporter: MTQTRGAHPTVPQVSLIGLFVAALVTAQLTASKVLAFSVPFSIPITGSDLVLPGAALAYALTFLASDCYAELYGRRAAQIVVNVAFVLNFVVLALVWSTIAAPAAETSIDPGAFANVLGASTNVVLGSLLAYVVSQNWDVIVFHRIREYTGRDHLWLRNVASTASSQAIDTVIFVSIAFAVAPSLLGVGVVLPLEVVLSLIVGQYLLKLAIAVLDTPVVYAIVYLVRSRRGVGTEDAATA; encoded by the coding sequence ATGACACAGACTCGAGGCGCACATCCGACGGTTCCACAGGTGTCGCTCATCGGCCTGTTCGTCGCGGCACTGGTGACGGCACAGCTCACGGCGTCGAAGGTGCTCGCCTTTTCGGTGCCGTTCTCGATTCCGATCACCGGATCCGACCTCGTCCTCCCCGGGGCGGCGCTGGCGTACGCGCTGACGTTTCTCGCGAGCGACTGTTACGCCGAACTATACGGTCGACGAGCGGCACAGATCGTCGTCAACGTGGCGTTCGTCCTCAACTTCGTCGTGCTCGCGCTCGTCTGGTCGACGATCGCCGCGCCGGCAGCGGAGACGAGCATCGACCCCGGTGCGTTCGCGAACGTGCTCGGTGCGTCGACGAACGTCGTCCTCGGCAGTCTGCTGGCGTACGTCGTCAGCCAGAACTGGGACGTGATCGTCTTCCACCGCATTCGCGAGTACACCGGCCGCGACCATCTCTGGCTGCGAAACGTCGCCTCGACGGCGAGCAGCCAGGCGATCGACACCGTCATCTTCGTCTCGATCGCGTTCGCGGTCGCGCCGTCGCTTCTCGGCGTCGGTGTCGTCCTCCCACTCGAGGTCGTGCTCTCGCTGATCGTCGGCCAGTACCTGCTGAAACTCGCCATCGCCGTCCTCGACACGCCCGTCGTCTACGCGATCGTCTACCTCGTGCGCTCGCGGCGGGGAGTCGGCACCGAGGACGCCGCGACGGCCTGA
- a CDS encoding MoaD/ThiS family protein produces MATEATSREMLETTTVEVRCTGHVRDAVGTPSLEYTFEGSTLGEFLEAFFDDYDVEDLLIAETEADATAHGWAPVPDELPGTWRKNPDGEQTRTYARVCINGRFNEHVDGFATELEDGDRVALIYPFMFCC; encoded by the coding sequence ATGGCTACCGAAGCGACTTCACGGGAGATGCTCGAGACGACGACGGTCGAGGTCCGCTGTACGGGCCACGTCCGCGACGCCGTCGGGACACCCTCGCTCGAATACACGTTCGAGGGCTCGACGCTGGGCGAGTTCCTCGAGGCCTTCTTCGACGACTACGACGTCGAGGACCTGCTCATCGCCGAGACGGAAGCCGATGCGACGGCACACGGCTGGGCACCCGTCCCCGACGAGTTACCGGGAACCTGGCGGAAGAACCCCGACGGCGAGCAGACGCGGACGTACGCCCGGGTCTGTATCAACGGCCGATTCAACGAACACGTCGACGGGTTCGCGACCGAACTCGAGGACGGCGACCGCGTCGCGTTGATCTACCCGTTCATGTTCTGCTGCTGA
- a CDS encoding cupin domain-containing protein produces the protein MTDDDHATPTEHVALADLEDRPHAQVFDGEPRTVRLALEAGEGVASHRHPDRRIVLHVLEGRLAVTLGDDEHVVERGELLQFDGRRSVAPEALEDSVAVIVLAPRVA, from the coding sequence GTGACCGACGACGATCACGCGACCCCGACAGAACACGTCGCGCTCGCCGACCTCGAGGATCGACCCCACGCACAGGTATTCGACGGCGAACCGCGCACGGTCCGGCTCGCACTCGAGGCGGGCGAGGGCGTCGCTTCCCATCGCCACCCCGACCGGCGGATCGTCCTCCACGTCCTCGAGGGCCGGCTGGCGGTGACGCTGGGCGACGACGAGCACGTCGTCGAGCGAGGCGAACTCCTGCAGTTCGACGGACGACGGTCCGTCGCGCCGGAGGCGCTCGAGGACAGCGTGGCGGTGATCGTGCTGGCTCCTCGCGTCGCGTAG
- a CDS encoding MogA/MoaB family molybdenum cofactor biosynthesis protein, whose amino-acid sequence MATEDTNDRRSTDDHGHDVIDPLYVAIVTVSSSRAQEADPDDPGGDTIEEIFEAHGHEVRVRELVRDDYATIRTAVRSLVARRDVDVVVTTGGTGVTADDVSPEATSALFERELPGFGELFRSLSWEEVGTRAMASRATAGIAVDTPVFCLPGSKSACRTACEKLIVPEAPHLAGLATSHRADVTDQSLSQYESDE is encoded by the coding sequence ATGGCGACTGAAGATACGAACGACAGGCGTTCGACCGACGACCACGGCCACGACGTCATCGATCCGCTGTACGTGGCGATCGTGACGGTCTCGAGTTCTCGCGCACAGGAGGCAGATCCGGACGATCCGGGCGGAGATACGATCGAGGAGATCTTCGAAGCGCACGGCCACGAGGTGCGCGTCCGCGAACTGGTACGCGACGACTACGCGACGATCCGGACGGCAGTCCGAAGCCTCGTCGCTCGACGGGACGTCGACGTCGTGGTGACGACCGGCGGAACGGGCGTCACCGCAGACGACGTCTCACCCGAGGCGACCTCGGCACTGTTCGAACGCGAGTTGCCGGGGTTCGGCGAGCTCTTCCGCTCGCTCTCGTGGGAGGAAGTCGGCACGCGGGCGATGGCGTCTCGAGCGACCGCGGGAATCGCCGTCGACACGCCCGTCTTCTGTCTGCCGGGGAGCAAGAGCGCGTGTCGAACCGCCTGCGAGAAACTGATCGTTCCCGAGGCGCCACACCTGGCGGGGCTGGCGACGAGTCACCGGGCGGACGTGACCGATCAGTCGCTCTCGCAGTACGAATCCGACGAGTGA
- a CDS encoding CobW family GTP-binding protein, whose amino-acid sequence MAVPVTVLCGGLGAGKTTLMTHVLETDDRDVAVVVNDVGAVNVDETLVEARTDLESGEEVLALENGCICCSLGGELSRSVVSLWKEYDFDALVVEASGVGEPEPIAHQFARGPAAGPYDLDAVVTVVDARQFYDAFVDGDEEPVQQGPDEDGTRPLADLLLEQVEFCDLLVVNKCDLVDETERDRVVALLETLQPRATILTTEYGRLDPAELLESGRFDLTAARESAGWKRAIEDDETTTERHGHDRDAGYEHSHADDHAHPPERYGITVDTYQRTRPFHPERFVDLLATLPDGLVRAKGLCWVAGRERQALTMSYAGTETTLEVTGRWIASFSEQQQETYRQSQPDLSWDDEWGDREVRLALIGRDLEVDALEARLDECLLTDAEMADDWSAFENPTPTSMGETMTVSSRETETID is encoded by the coding sequence ATGGCAGTTCCGGTCACCGTACTCTGTGGCGGCCTCGGCGCGGGGAAGACGACCCTCATGACGCACGTCCTCGAGACGGACGACCGCGACGTCGCCGTCGTCGTCAACGACGTCGGCGCGGTGAACGTCGACGAGACGCTCGTCGAGGCCCGAACCGACCTCGAGAGCGGCGAGGAGGTCCTCGCGCTCGAGAACGGCTGTATCTGCTGTAGCCTCGGCGGGGAACTCTCGCGATCGGTCGTCTCCCTCTGGAAAGAGTACGACTTCGACGCGCTCGTCGTGGAAGCATCGGGCGTCGGCGAACCCGAGCCGATCGCCCACCAGTTCGCCCGCGGGCCCGCCGCCGGCCCGTACGACCTCGACGCCGTCGTCACCGTCGTCGACGCGCGACAGTTCTACGACGCGTTCGTCGACGGCGACGAAGAACCGGTTCAGCAGGGACCCGACGAAGACGGCACGCGCCCGCTCGCGGACCTGCTGCTCGAGCAAGTCGAGTTCTGCGACCTGCTCGTGGTCAACAAGTGCGACCTCGTCGACGAGACCGAACGCGATCGCGTGGTGGCGCTGCTCGAGACGCTCCAGCCGCGTGCGACGATTCTCACCACCGAGTACGGCCGGCTCGACCCGGCGGAGTTGCTCGAGAGCGGGCGGTTCGACCTCACCGCCGCGCGCGAGTCGGCGGGCTGGAAGCGAGCGATCGAGGACGACGAGACGACGACCGAGCGTCACGGCCACGACCGCGACGCCGGATACGAACACAGCCACGCCGACGATCACGCACATCCGCCGGAACGATACGGCATCACCGTCGACACCTACCAGCGAACCCGACCGTTCCACCCCGAACGGTTCGTGGACCTGCTCGCCACGCTTCCGGACGGCCTCGTACGCGCGAAGGGACTGTGCTGGGTCGCCGGCCGGGAACGGCAGGCCCTGACGATGAGCTACGCTGGCACCGAGACCACCCTCGAAGTGACGGGCAGGTGGATCGCGAGCTTCTCGGAGCAACAACAGGAGACCTACCGGCAAAGCCAGCCCGACCTGTCGTGGGACGACGAGTGGGGCGACCGCGAGGTTCGGCTCGCGCTCATCGGACGCGACCTCGAGGTGGACGCACTCGAGGCGCGGCTGGACGAGTGTCTGCTCACCGACGCGGAGATGGCCGACGACTGGAGTGCGTTCGAGAATCCGACGCCGACGTCGATGGGCGAGACGATGACGGTCTCGTCGCGCGAGACGGAAACGATCGACTGA
- a CDS encoding CobW family GTP-binding protein: protein MNDDRIPVTILSGSLGAGKTTTLNHVLTADHDLETAVVVNDMGEVNVDAEHVARRAALGDGEEIIELSNGCICCRLRGDMLEEVGRLADRREFDYLLVESSGISEPIPVAQTFTLGIDDASFDPTDVYDLDTMVTVVNAHSFWESFDAGSALVSGELEPDAGRVPEEVLLDQIEFCDVLVLNKCDLVPDDAVDEIEAVLERLQTRATVVRTEHGNVDPDEILGTGRFDFEEAQNSAGWKHELQHDHHHDPREEHGVTSFVYERRRPFHPERIAALLPRLPDELIRAKGFFWSAGREDVAMGLDKSGTSVRAGPSGQWLATLPEAKREQFFAAQPGIEDDWDDEWGDRMTRLVFIGRAFDEARLVDRLDDCLLTGAELDENWEQYPDPFEPEERRERSARG from the coding sequence ATGAACGACGACCGTATTCCAGTGACCATCCTGAGCGGAAGCCTCGGCGCGGGAAAGACGACCACCCTCAATCACGTGTTGACGGCCGACCACGACCTCGAGACTGCCGTCGTGGTCAACGACATGGGGGAGGTGAACGTCGACGCCGAACACGTCGCCAGGCGGGCAGCACTCGGCGATGGCGAGGAAATCATCGAACTGTCGAACGGCTGTATCTGCTGTCGGCTTCGCGGAGACATGCTCGAGGAGGTCGGCCGCTTAGCCGACCGCCGGGAGTTCGACTACCTGCTGGTCGAGTCATCCGGCATCTCCGAGCCAATCCCGGTCGCACAGACGTTCACGCTCGGGATCGATGACGCGAGTTTCGATCCGACGGACGTCTACGACCTCGACACGATGGTAACGGTGGTAAACGCCCACAGTTTCTGGGAGTCGTTCGACGCCGGGTCGGCACTCGTGAGCGGCGAACTCGAGCCCGACGCCGGGCGTGTCCCCGAAGAGGTGTTGCTCGATCAGATCGAGTTCTGTGACGTACTCGTACTCAACAAGTGCGACCTGGTTCCGGACGACGCGGTAGACGAGATCGAAGCCGTCCTCGAACGCCTCCAGACTCGTGCGACGGTCGTTCGTACCGAGCACGGCAACGTCGATCCCGACGAGATCCTGGGAACAGGGCGGTTCGACTTCGAAGAGGCACAGAACAGTGCAGGCTGGAAACACGAACTGCAACACGACCATCACCACGACCCACGAGAAGAACACGGCGTCACCTCGTTCGTCTACGAGCGCCGACGACCGTTTCACCCCGAGCGGATCGCCGCATTGCTCCCCAGGCTGCCGGACGAACTGATCCGTGCGAAGGGGTTCTTCTGGAGTGCAGGTCGCGAAGACGTCGCGATGGGGCTCGACAAATCAGGGACGTCGGTTCGGGCAGGACCGTCGGGGCAGTGGCTCGCGACGCTGCCCGAAGCCAAGCGCGAACAGTTTTTCGCGGCCCAGCCCGGTATCGAAGACGACTGGGACGACGAGTGGGGCGACCGAATGACCCGGCTCGTCTTCATCGGTCGAGCATTCGACGAAGCCAGGCTGGTCGATCGACTCGACGACTGTCTGCTCACCGGCGCCGAGCTCGACGAGAACTGGGAACAGTATCCCGATCCGTTCGAACCGGAAGAACGACGTGAACGCAGCGCTCGTGGATAG
- a CDS encoding CopG family ribbon-helix-helix protein: MAVVSVSMPDELIDRLDEFATNHEYTGRSEVVREGVRILITEFENDRLERRPLAGVVSVLYDYGTTSVERRLTRLRHEHEDHVASTAHSHVGDHCMELFVIEGELEDISAFVGTVRSIEDVRTVDYTLLPLDAVDRPETS; encoded by the coding sequence ATGGCCGTCGTCAGCGTCTCGATGCCCGACGAATTGATCGACCGACTCGACGAGTTCGCGACCAACCACGAGTACACCGGTCGCAGCGAGGTCGTCCGCGAGGGTGTTCGCATCCTCATAACAGAGTTCGAGAACGATCGCCTCGAGCGTCGACCCCTCGCGGGCGTCGTCAGCGTCCTCTACGATTACGGGACGACCAGCGTCGAGCGACGCCTCACCCGACTTCGACACGAGCACGAAGATCACGTGGCATCGACCGCCCACAGCCACGTCGGCGACCACTGTATGGAGCTGTTCGTCATCGAAGGTGAACTCGAGGATATCTCTGCGTTCGTCGGGACCGTGCGCTCGATCGAGGACGTCCGAACCGTCGACTACACCCTGTTACCGTTGGACGCCGTCGATCGACCCGAGACGTCGTGA
- the cca gene encoding CCA tRNA nucleotidyltransferase has translation MTDEDGETANESRGDELERVVARVRERIDPDEEERSNLRQVANALVARAEAAATELCPDADVVQVGSTARDTWISGDRDIDVFVRFPPDLDRDTLEEYGLEVGHATLPDGHEEYAEHPYVKGTFDGFEVDVVPCFRLESATDIRSAVDRTPFHTEYLQRRLDADLAADVRLAKAFLKGIGVYGSDLRTRGFSGYLTELLVLESGGFRPLLETAADWHPPVRLDPEDHGRATFDDPLVVVDPTDPERNVAAVCSTENVARFQHYARDLLDAPRLDRFEPADREPLSATTLRDHIERRGTTPVAIRFPAPDLVDDQLYPQLDKSLAGVTRELDDRGFDVFRAATFADETAVLFVELAVAERPTVERHGGPPVDVRQHAEGFYESYAGDEDVYGPFVDGDRYVVERDREFDRAQDLLESDRLFDVGLGAHVQSVLEDGYDLLVDEDVVALLDEFDTELAAYFDPRP, from the coding sequence ATGACTGACGAGGACGGCGAGACGGCGAACGAGTCTCGAGGTGACGAACTGGAGCGTGTCGTCGCTCGCGTTCGCGAGCGGATCGACCCCGACGAGGAGGAGCGATCGAACCTCCGGCAGGTCGCGAACGCGCTCGTCGCTCGCGCCGAAGCGGCCGCGACCGAGCTGTGTCCCGACGCCGACGTGGTGCAGGTCGGCTCGACAGCACGCGACACCTGGATCAGCGGCGACCGCGACATCGACGTCTTCGTTCGATTCCCGCCGGACCTCGACCGCGACACTTTAGAGGAGTACGGCCTCGAGGTCGGCCACGCCACCCTCCCTGACGGTCACGAGGAGTACGCCGAACACCCCTACGTGAAAGGCACGTTCGACGGGTTCGAGGTCGACGTCGTCCCCTGCTTTCGACTCGAGTCGGCGACCGACATTCGGTCTGCCGTCGACCGCACGCCCTTCCACACCGAGTACTTACAGCGCCGCCTCGACGCCGACCTCGCCGCCGACGTCCGGCTCGCGAAGGCGTTTCTCAAGGGAATCGGCGTCTACGGGAGCGACCTTCGGACTCGGGGGTTCAGCGGCTACCTTACCGAACTGCTCGTCCTCGAGTCCGGCGGCTTTCGGCCGTTACTCGAGACCGCGGCCGACTGGCACCCGCCGGTCCGACTCGATCCGGAAGACCACGGCCGGGCGACGTTCGACGACCCGCTCGTCGTCGTCGATCCCACCGATCCGGAGCGCAACGTTGCTGCCGTCTGCTCGACCGAGAACGTCGCGCGCTTCCAGCACTACGCCCGCGACCTGCTCGACGCCCCTCGTCTCGACCGCTTCGAACCCGCAGACCGCGAACCGCTCTCTGCGACCACGCTGCGCGATCACATCGAGCGCCGCGGGACGACGCCGGTCGCGATCCGCTTTCCCGCGCCCGACCTCGTCGACGATCAGCTCTATCCCCAGCTCGACAAGTCCCTCGCGGGCGTCACGCGCGAACTCGACGACCGCGGCTTCGACGTCTTCCGCGCGGCGACGTTCGCCGACGAGACCGCCGTCCTGTTCGTCGAACTCGCCGTCGCCGAACGGCCGACGGTCGAACGCCACGGAGGGCCGCCGGTCGACGTCCGCCAGCACGCGGAGGGGTTCTACGAATCCTATGCCGGAGACGAGGACGTCTACGGTCCGTTCGTCGACGGCGACCGCTACGTCGTCGAACGCGACCGCGAGTTCGACCGCGCCCAGGACCTCCTCGAGAGCGACCGTCTGTTCGACGTCGGCCTCGGTGCGCACGTCCAGTCGGTACTCGAGGACGGGTACGACCTGCTCGTCGACGAGGACGTCGTCGCCTTGCTCGATGAGTTCGACACGGAACTCGCGGCGTACTTCGACCCGCGACCCTGA
- a CDS encoding histone deacetylase family protein has protein sequence MRFGYSDTCLDHNPGPRHPESPDRLRAIREGLKRKHGVEYVESDPATLETIAAVHDREYLEEVREFCANGGGNWDPDTTAVEATWDAAIQSAGLACWAAETALDGADGRETPFSLGRPPGHHAVFDDAMGFCFVNNVAVATQYAIDERDAERVAIVDWDVHHGNGTQDILYDRGDVFFVSLHEGGLYPGTGEIDEIGEGDGEGTTMNVPMPPAADDVDYLAALDDVIAPALGAFDPDLLLVSAGFDAHRHDPISRIRLSTEAYALMTDRIRTLADDVDAALAFVLEGGYGLEVLADSVALVHETFDGREPIEPDGDVSVDVDETLGEVAEAHGLEY, from the coding sequence ATGCGATTCGGCTACAGCGATACCTGTCTCGATCACAACCCCGGCCCGCGCCACCCCGAGTCACCAGACCGGCTGCGAGCGATCCGTGAAGGTCTGAAACGTAAACACGGCGTCGAGTACGTCGAATCCGATCCGGCGACGCTCGAGACGATCGCAGCGGTTCACGACCGGGAGTACCTGGAGGAGGTCCGCGAGTTCTGTGCGAACGGTGGCGGCAACTGGGATCCAGACACGACCGCGGTCGAAGCGACGTGGGACGCCGCCATCCAGAGTGCCGGGCTCGCCTGCTGGGCGGCTGAAACGGCGCTCGACGGGGCGGACGGCCGCGAGACGCCGTTTTCGCTGGGTCGACCGCCGGGCCACCACGCGGTGTTCGACGACGCGATGGGCTTTTGCTTCGTCAACAACGTCGCGGTCGCGACCCAGTACGCCATCGACGAACGAGACGCCGAACGGGTCGCGATCGTCGACTGGGACGTCCACCACGGGAACGGGACGCAGGACATCCTCTACGACCGTGGTGACGTTTTCTTCGTCTCGCTTCATGAGGGCGGGCTGTATCCAGGGACCGGCGAGATCGACGAAATTGGCGAGGGCGACGGCGAGGGAACGACGATGAACGTCCCCATGCCGCCGGCAGCCGACGACGTCGACTACCTGGCGGCGCTCGACGACGTAATCGCACCCGCCCTCGGTGCGTTCGATCCCGATCTCCTGCTGGTCAGCGCAGGGTTCGACGCCCACCGCCACGATCCTATCTCCCGGATCCGCCTGTCGACGGAAGCCTACGCACTCATGACCGACAGGATTCGAACGCTCGCGGACGACGTCGACGCCGCGCTCGCGTTCGTCCTCGAGGGTGGATACGGTCTCGAAGTCCTCGCCGACAGCGTCGCGCTCGTCCACGAGACGTTCGACGGGCGAGAGCCGATCGAGCCAGACGGCGACGTCAGCGTCGACGTCGACGAGACTCTCGGAGAAGTCGCCGAAGCACACGGACTCGAGTACTGA